Proteins encoded by one window of Halichondria panicea chromosome 8, odHalPani1.1, whole genome shotgun sequence:
- the LOC135340177 gene encoding uncharacterized protein LOC135340177, translating into MQPKVLLNALKTSSFVRLVVATRLKHSSTDPLEDVLPQKWTELGERIQKQVIATGYEHLLARRACVKESLAKRGMETDIVDQLLKTLERHNLIVERVKSLDKERKNNHETFNAAQSEEEKSLAKDRGVQLKRDIAKFEEERRELKDKMMPVLTQLPNEVHPHTPVGGYKDSRVVEEHGQKRKFSFPVKSHIEIGNQLDLYDYRGSSSASVNGFCYLKGAAAMLEMALVQFALQTAVSKGYTPVIPPDIIRTEMVEGCGFQPRGPSSQVFHVTSNHHRGTNLCLAGTAELPLAGMFVDKNVPFKQLPIRLVAFGRCYRAEAGGSTLLAKGLYRLHQFSKVELFGVTSQETGRESVESLEDMLSVQKEILSSLGLHYRVLEMATAELGAPAYRKYDVEVWMPGRGEYGEVTSASNCTDYQSRRLSITYPNQDGRRDKRGVLETKYAHTVNATGCAVPRVIISLLENYQQEDGSVLLPHALRPFLPEQYWTIR; encoded by the exons ATGCAGCCAAAGGTGCTCCTAAACGCACTAAAAACAAGCTCATTTGTCCGTTTGGTGGTTGCTACACGTCTAAAGCACTCCTCTACGGACCCTCTGGAAGATGTGCTGCCTCAGAAGTGGACAGAGTTAGGAGAGCGCATACAGAAACAGGTGATAGCCACGGGGTATGAGCATCTCCTGGCCAGACGGGCATGTGTGAAGGAGAGCCTGGCCAAGAGAGGCATGGAGACCGATATTGTGGACCAACTG TTAAAGACGCTAGAGAGGCACAACCTCATTGTTGAGCGTGTGAAATCCCTGGACAAAGAGAGAAAGAATAACCATGAGACATTCAATGCAGCCCAG AGTGAAGAAGAAAAGTCACTGGCTAAGGACAGAGGTGTTCAACTCAAACGAGACATTGCAAAATTTGAG GAAGAAAGACGAGAGTTGAAAGACAAGATGATGCCAGTCCTCACTCAGCTCCCGAACGAAGTACATCCGCACACA CCAGTGGGAGGCTATAAAGATTCGAGAGTGGTAGAGGAGCATGGACAAAAGAGAA AGTTCAGTTTTCCTGTAAAGAGTCATATTGAGATAGGGAATCAGCTGGATTTGTATGATTACAG AGGTTCTTCTAGTGCCTCTGTGAATGGGTTCTGCTATCTTAAGGGTGCAGCTGCAATGCTGGAGATGGCTCTGGTACAGTTTGCTTTACAAACTGCCGTATCCAAG GGATACACGCCAGTAATTCCCCCCGACATCATACGAACAGAGATGGTG GAGGGGTGTGGTTTCCAGCCGAGGGGGCCATCCAGTCAGGTGTTTCATGTGACCTCGAACCATCATCGTGGGACCAATCTCTGTCTAGCTGGGACAGCTGAACTGCCTCTAGCTG GCATGTTTGTTGACAAGAATGTTCCGTTTAAACAGCTGCCCATCag GCTTGTTGCGTTTGGGAGGTGCTACAGAGCCGAAGCAG gaggaTCCACACTGTTAGCTAAGGGCCTGTACCGACTGCACCAGTTCAGCAAGGTGGAGTTATTCGGTGTGACGAGCCAGGAGACGGGGAGAGAGAGTGTGGAGTCCTTAGAGGATATGCTGAGTGTGCAGAAAGAGATACTCTCAAGTCTGGGACTCCATTACAG AGTGCTTGAGATGGCCACTGCTGAGTTGGGTGCGCCAGCCTATCGCAAGTACGATGTTGAGGTCTGGATGCCAGGACGTGGGGAATATGGAGAGGTAACCAGTGCCTCAAACTGTACCGACTATCAGAGCAGACGACTGTCCATCACTTACCCCAACCAAGATGGCCGTCGTGATAAGAGAGGAGTGCTAGAGACCAAGTATGCCCACACT gtgAATGCAACTGGTTGTGCTGTGCCGAGGGTAATCATCTCTCTGTTGGAGAACTACCAGCAAGAG GACGGCAGCGTCCTTCTCCCGCACGCCTTGAGGCCTTTCCTACCAGAACAGTACTGGACTATCagatag
- the LOC135340180 gene encoding uncharacterized protein LOC135340180 yields MDNSDDDLDSTVTISTDFYSPGDSRLLSLSSFFCDGGSLELSSNSVDAELFLIDDTSIPALNDTNQFTVSIESTIDSTEFRFWQYHLHPNSNISVSVCTDLLVDLYIVKGNNNANSWASNPSQDLAEMFQYAPACCNDLQNTSTISYRVEQEDEYYVILHNSLSMEIILSASLYFERTEYSVPDLSSKESCFVSEQGNCLVGIDYSTGSQQFLVITSIPERVDWGENVGVSLICDQRGWAYAVVILVTISVIITLVVAAVVLGIVCYYKCCILPPNQQTSNCLGVTSTLTLLQITLEMCTRLRVISTLTLRPTIQEVLTRLTQTSTRIIFLRTNLVCVMYMCMYIYIASQPG; encoded by the coding sequence ATGGACAATTCAGATGACGATTTAGATTCTACTGTTACTATTTCCACTGACTTCTACTCACCAGGGGATAGTCGACTGCTGTCTCTATCCTCGTTCTTTTGCGATGGTGGTTCTCTTGAGCTCTCGTCCAATTCAGTTGATGCTGAACTGTTTCTTATCGACGACACGAGTATACCGGCCCTGAATGACACTAATCAATTTACTGTTTCTATCGAGTCGACAATTGATTCAACGGAGTTTCGATTCTGGCAGTATCATCTTCATCCCAACTCTAACATATCAGTCTCTGTATGTACCGATCTGTTGGTTGATCTCTACATTGTGAAAggcaataataatgcaaacagtTGGGCTAGTAACCCTAGCCAAGATTTGGCTGAGATGTTCCAATATGCACCTGCCTGTTGTAATGATTTACAGAATACATCGACCATTTCATATCGAGTCGAGCAAGAAGATGAGTACTATGTAATTTTACACAATTCACTCTCAATGGAGATTATTTTGAGCGCTTCTTTATACTTTGAGAGAACAGAATACAGTGTCCCTGACCTAAGCTCTAAGGAATCGTGTTTTGTCAGTGAACAAGGAAATTGCCTAGTAGGCATTGACTATAGCACTGGGTCTCAACAATTCTTGGTGATCACATCCATTCCCGAGCGTGTGGACTGGGGTGAGAACGTCGGAGTTTCACTAATTTGTGACCAGAGAGGATGGGCCTATGCAGTTGTTATCTTGGTGACCATTTCTGTAATAATCACCCTTGTTGTAGCTGCCGTGGTGTTGGGAATTGTCTGTTATTATAAGTGCTGTATACTACCTCCAAATCAGCAAACATCGAATTGCCTTGGAGTGACTTCAACCCTGACCCTCCTCCAAATAACTCTGGAAATGTGCACACGATTGCGAGTGATTTCGACCCTGACCCTCCGACCAACAATTCAAGAAGTGTTGACAAGATTGACCCAGACTTCAACCCGGATTATCTTCCTGAGAACTAATCTAGTTTGTgtgatgtacatgtgcatgtatatatatatagcttcacAACCTGGTTAA